A single Nomia melanderi isolate GNS246 chromosome 13, iyNomMela1, whole genome shotgun sequence DNA region contains:
- the Osi16 gene encoding DUF1676 domain-containing protein Osi16 — MKGFMVQLAALLLALGSAHAEIGRTSKQMVEESPESLASTLSKDCGKSYSATCLKLDVVSFLDRLSEQEDINILPGVSVIKENGSASMPAAEVVANLARDFPNDVEKRLDAYLVHKVGSYLNSHSISIKLFDPRTFEAARNFNEETLAQLGLGGQSVGTGRKKDKGGYGGLMAGLMMMKGTLGAVGFGALALLAGKALMTGLMALMLSAIVGLKALAGGGEKKTTYEIVSKPIYSSSHTHSSEEHHGHGYGHSGYGRSLDAVQDTIQQAVMKYGNARDRRSIRLN, encoded by the exons ATGAAGGGATTCATGGTCCAGCTGGCTGCGCTGTTACTGGCCCTCGGGTCCGCGCACGCGGAGATCGGCCGCACGTCCAAGCAGATGGTCGAGGAGTCGCCGGAGAGCCTGGCCTCCACGCTGAGCAAGGACTGCGGCAAGTCGTACAGTGCCACTTGCCTCAAGCTGGACGTGGTGTCTTTCCTAGACAGACTCTCCGAGCAGGAGGACATCAACATCCTGCCCGGCGTGTCCGTGATCAAGGAGAACGGGTCGGCCAGCATGCCGGCTGCCGAAGTGGTAGCTAACTTGGCCAGAGACTTCCCGAACGACGTGGAGAAGCGGCTGGACGCGTACCTGGTGCACAAGGTCGGCAGCTACTTGAACAGCCACTCGATCTCTATCAAGCTGTTCGACCCTAGGACCTTCGAAGCCGCGAGGAACTTCAACGAGGAGACTCTGGCTCAGCTGGGTCTGGGAGGACAGAGTGTTGGAACCG GTCGCAAGAAGGACAAAGGCGGCTACGGTGGTCTCATGGCCGGGCTGATGATGATGAAGGGCACCCTGGGAGCCGTAGGCTTCGGAGCTCTAGCTCTGCTAGCTGGCAAGGCTCTGATGACCGGTCTGATGGCGCTCATGCTGTCGGCCATCGTCGGACTGAAGGCGCTCGCAGGTGGCGGCGAGAAGAAGACCACCTATGAGATCGTCAGCAAACCGATCTACTCTAGCTCCCATACCCATAGCTCCGAGGAGCACCACGGACACGGCTACGGGCACTCCGGCTACGGCAGATCGCTGGACGCGGTCCAGGACACCATCCAGCAGGCGGTGATGAAGTACGGGAACGCGCGGGACCGtcggtcgatccggctgaattAA
- the Osi17 gene encoding DUF1676 domain-containing protein Osi17, translated as MNPRTVILLVCVCASVESTGFFSFKKLRSYARILRVDELPRNGTGNALWDGLLRDCDRSVTFSCIQRNAYSYLDNVFVDRENITVFDGLVLKRNDLDYGSCARREDADPLDENLVESSGAGCDEEESGQGRGLDEEQSPLEEVTNAIGKKAAKFLATRDYEIQLPQFFFEGAAVKISPKEVDESGALIRVDFGQRALESQGRIFKKIKKFIQNKLLTSFLALLLIIKLIKLKFMFVIPFLFGIGTAKKLFLKLLLFFIPAFAHVFKLCSSYYSSHSTKYHHHHHQIAHHHHHVPVPVPVPAYYSHHHHHDEDLDTYDYAHPHIQYRKDVEELKEWGIEPYEEPVDPEPIASAVPVRAPGVLPAPFPGQVYPAGYPVQYANSAPMTPAFPDKRPLSAHNLAYSAYVENSRRQTVQTPGAAVNVNNNPAANVATNVNAASAASSPAVNAVKSSYGVFGQNTRQISAKTGQAEAKPGGAAQRQVHGDEFYGPIVNRLEEIFKQLRFFEETCRERLVCSMYKNPAVYSPHSNLVSNELSRDPQELRKAGTESSSSQKFHRYLSAARLGQDGGDCLRMYPCHINTE; from the exons ATGAATCCGAGGACCGTGATCCTGTTGGTCTGCGTTTGCGCGAGCGTCGAGTCCACGGGGTTTTTCAGCTTCAAGAAGCTAAGGTCCTACGCGAGGATCCTCCGCGTGGACGAGCTGCCGAGGAATGGGACCGGGAATGCGCTCTGGGACGGGCTGCTCAGGGACTGCGACCGCTCGGTCACGTTCTCCTGCATACAGAGGAACGCGTACTCTTACCTGGACAACGTGTTCGTGGACAGAGAGAACATCACTGTGTTCGACGGGCTGGTGCTGAAGAGGAATGACCTGGATTACGGCTCTTGCGCCAGGAGAGAGGACGCGGATCCTCTGGACGAGAATTTGGTGGAGTCCAGCGGGGCCGGCTGCGACGAAGAGGAAAGTGGCCAGGGGAGGGGGTTGGACGAGGAACAGTCACCCCTGGAGGAAGTGACGAACGCTATTGGAAAGAAGGCGGCGAAGTTCCTGGCGACCAGGGATTACGAGATTCAGCTGCCCCAGTTTTTCTTCGAGGGAGCTGCTGTCAAGATCAGCCCGAAGGAGGTGGACGAGAGCGGAGCCTTGATCAGGGTTGACTTCGGGCAGAGAGCTTTGGAGAGCCAGGGGaggattttcaagaaaatta AGAAGTTTATACAGAACAAGCTGCTGACCAGCTTCCTGGCGCTGCTGCTGATCATTAAGCTGATCAAGCTGAAGTTCATGTTCGTGATCCCGTTCCTGTTTGGCATCGGCACGGCGAAGAAGCTGTTTCTTAAGCTCCTGCTGTTCTTCATTCCGGCGTTCGCGCACGTGTTCAAGCTCTGCTCCAGCTACTATTCGTCGCACTCTACTAAgtaccatcatcatcatcatcag ATCGCGCACCATCACCACCACGTTCCAGTGCCAGTGCCGGTGCCAGCGTACTACagtcaccaccaccaccacgacGAGGACCTGGACACCTACGACTACGCTCACCCGCACATCCAGTACCGAAAGGACGTGGAGGAACTGAAAGAATGGGGAATAGAGCCCTACGAGGAGCCAGTGGACCCAGAGCCCATAGCCTCCGCAGTTCCGGTTCGCGCTCCAGGCGTGCTGCCTGCGCCATTCCCTGGCCAGGTGTACCCAGCAGGCTACCCCGTCCAATACGCGAACTCCGCGCCGATGACACCCGCGTTCCCCGACAAACGACCACTGTCGGCTCACAACCTGGCCTACTCGGCCTACGTCGAGAACAGTCGTCGGCAGACGGTGCAGACGCCCGGCGCAGCCGTCAATGTCAACAACAATCCCGCCGCCAACGTCGCGACGAACGTCAACGCTGCGAGCGCGGCGTCGTCGCCGGCTGTGAACGCCGTAAAAAGCTCGTACGGTGTTTTCGGGCAGAACACGCGACAGATTTCCGCGAAGACCGGCCAGGCCGAGGCGAAAccgggcggcgcggcgcagaGACAGGTCCACGGGGACGAGTTCTACGGGCCGATAGTGAACAGGCTCGAGGAGATCTTCAAGCAGCTGAGATTCTTCGAGGAAACCTGCAGGGAGAGGCTCGTCTGCAGCATGTACAAGAACCCGGCCGTCTACTCGCCGCACAGCAACCTCGTGTCCAACGAGCTATCCAG GGACCCGCAGGAGCTCAGGAAAGCCGGGACGGAGAGCTCGTCGAGTCAGAAGTTTCACAGATACTTGAGCGCTGCGAGATTAGGTCAAGACGGCGGCGATTGCCTGAGAATGTACCCGTGTCACATAAATACCGAGTAA
- the Osi18 gene encoding DUF1676 domain-containing protein Osi18, producing the protein MKFLAVAAYVALLAAAAAAQRTETTADALRSIYYRCVDNDSMLSCVKPKVLAYLSNAAKQDRIAITDDLAVVKSRDMPEDNSEEYYPSQYDSVDPARKELLRSMMLEKLDAFLSSHHLEAKLPEAIVGSNIVPRSLVDSMPRSLTIPLSDSSNVQGRGFVKKVMIPFLLGLKFKATALVPLALALIALKTWKALTLGLLSMVLSGAMMIFKLTKPKVAYEVVHYGHPPVEHPPHWDTGAHGPYRAYRK; encoded by the exons ATGAAGTTTCTCGCTGTAGCTGCGTACGTGGCCCTTCTGGCAGCCGCCGCGGCCGCCCAGAGGACCGAGACCACGGCGGACGCCCTTCGGAGTATCTATTACAG ATGCGTGGACAACGATTCGATGTTGTCCTGCGTGAAACCGAAGGTCCTCGCGTACCTGAGCAACGCGGCGAAACAGGACAGGATCGCCATCACCGATGATCTGGCAGTGGTAAAGTCCCGGGACATGCCTGAAGACAACAGCGAAGAGTACTACCCCTCGCAGTACGACTCCGTTGACCCGGCCAGGAAAGAACTGCTGAGATCCATGATGCTGGAGAAGCTGGACGCTTTCTTATCCAGCCATCATCTCGAGGCTAAGCTACCGGAAGCAATTGTAGGGTCCAACATCGTGCCTAGGTCACTCGTCGACAGCATGCCGAGAAGCTTGACTATCCCTCTGAGTGACTCTTCGAATGTACAAG GCCGTGGATTCGTGAAGAAGGTCATGATACCATTCCTGCTGGGTCTGAAGTTCAAGGCCACAGCACTGGTACCGCTCGCGCTCGCTCTGATCGCGCTGAAGACGTGGAAAGCCTTGACCCTTGGCCTCCTGTCGATGGTCCTCAGCGGAGCGATGATGATCTTCAAGCTGACCAAGCCGAAAGTAGCCTACGAAGTGGTGCACTACGGTCATCCACCAGTAGAGCACCCTCCCCACTGGGACACCGGGGCCCACGGACCCTACAGGGCCTACAGGAAATAG
- the Osi19 gene encoding DUF1676 domain-containing protein Osi19, with product MKLFILCAALALAAAQPAKNDLWKGSSMDQMVDQTKIECSQKNDEVSCMKFKVLNLLDQIFRKDSFKVSETVEVTRNSYPVEEVSGRSEASFIDNVQSYLSSHDVTFKLPMDSSVKVSARNIDDDHLSFDVKFGQGRAVEEARKSKLKKVVIPILVFVLLKAMTLIPLAIGVLGLKAWNALQLSFFSFIVSVGMAIFQLCKKIAADGHGAALSAHGPWEYQAQYRSFQDEQPASQYAQDLAYAAHAQS from the exons ATGAAGCTGTTCATCCTCTGCGCCGCGCTTGCCCTGGCAGCCGCCCAGCCAGCGAAGAACGATCTCTGGAAGGGCAGCAGCATGGACCAGATGGTAGACCAGACGAAAATCGAGTGCTCCCAGAAGAACGACGAGGTCTCCTGCATGAAGTTCAAGGTGCTGAACCTTCTCGACCAGATCTTCCGCAAGGACAGCTTCAAG GTTTCCGAGACGGTGGAAGTGACTCGTAACTCGTACCCAGTCGAGGAAGTGTCCGGACGCAGCGAGGCGTCGTTCATAGACAACGTCCAGAGCTACTTGTCCTCTCACGACGTGACCTTCAAGCTGCCGATGGACTCCTCGGTCAAGGTCAGCGCCAGGAACATCGACGATGATCACCTGAGCTTCGACGTCAAGTTCGGCCAAGGTCGCGCCGTCGAGGAGGCCCGCAAGTCCAAGCTGAAGAAGGTCGTGATCCCGATCCTGGTGTTCGTGCTCCTGAAGGCCATGACCCTGATCCCTCTCGCCATCGGTGTTCTCGGTCTGAAGGCCTGGAACGCGCTCCAGCTCTCGTTCTTCAGCTTCATCGTGTCCGTCGGCATGGCGATCTTCCAGCTGTGCAAGAAAATCGCCGCCGACGGCCATGGCGCTGCGCTCTCCGCTCACGGACCGTGGGAGTACCAGGCTCAGTACAGGTCCTTCCAGGACGAGCAGCCGGCGTCGCAGTACGCTCAGGATCTCGCGTATGCCGCTCACGCGCAGTCGTAA